A region from the Dysidea avara chromosome 15, odDysAvar1.4, whole genome shotgun sequence genome encodes:
- the LOC136245057 gene encoding uncharacterized protein: MDGIQEKLKHLTVTDTDREFDGKELGRGAYAKVFTIKYRGAVYAAKEIYQILVEGVEEEQKQAIKNNFMRECYQCSNLQHENIVQFIGICYLRNDSYLPVMIMELMDHSLTSFIRDKPEVDIKVKLSILLNVSRGLTYLHSRDPPIIHRDLSPNNVMLTDKLVAKIGDLGVAKLIQTDSKHTKNKMTKAPGTTDFMPPESLTDNPAYDTSLDIFSFGGVTLFIMGGEWPTPIAPIEFDPKTRAVRGFTEVERRQHHLCMMVGEAGELRSLVEKCLDNDPATRPTAITLSASIKAIADKRKPVPSNLQMKQDDGSSDAMHTISTIPTDMNIRHSRLRRSLFDTGSPTASPRPLTRTYSPSLPRHHHKSNVQVHRTNSVPTQKQPPKAPPPLLLAAQSSKFQIKWTRCADLPHKMHGASVAVDKQNIFVTDTNSPRSNPRNDVYCYNMLSHQWKELPRPEQYYFVLLVVNGQLIAIGGLDSIAFSKTSKVLTFSQTENSWISHYPNLLIPRFKPGAVVHCDQVIVVGGQTSNGIADDIEILNVRQVPLVWQRAGICLPSPMLAMQLAICEEHLFIVGYSDNTATYRNVYCIPVMAFSLDQSFHISQLDSLWTEEPKSPFTRVGLASTHPPMIAGGSFKSELTSDVYILNAHSHVHTWKKVASLTSPRANVAIATINNTTIMVIGGYSKGGSVEAAAESSLTTVELGEMKLANQDD; this comes from the exons ATGGATGGTATACAGGAGAAGCTGAAGCACCTAACTGTTACGGACACTGATCGTGAATTCGACGGCAAAGAATTAGGGCGTGGTGCTTATGCAAAGgtatttactataaagtatCGCGGTGCCGTTTATGCTGCAAAAGAAATTTACCAAATATTGGTTGAAGGAGTCGAGGAAGAACAAAAACAGGCGATAAAGAACAACTTCATGCGTGAATGTTATCAATGCAGCAACTTGCAACACGAGAACATCGTGCAGTTTATTGGAATATGCTATCTTCGTAACGACTCGTATCTTCCCGTCATGATAATGGAGTTGATGGATCACAGCCTAACGTCCTTTATTAGGGACAAGCCTGAAGTGGACATTAAAGTGAAACTATCCATTCTGTTGAACGTATCACGTGGTCTCACCTACCTGCACTCACGTGATCCTCCAATAATCCACCGTGATCTATCTCCCAATAATGTGATGTTGACTGACAAACTGGTGGCTAAAATTGGAGACTTGGGTGTGGCTAAATTGATCCAAACTGACAGCAAACATACAAAAAATAAAATGACAAAAGCTCCTGGGACCACAGATTTCATGCCACCCGAGTCCCTCACTGACAATCCAGCTTATGACACTTCACTAGATATTTTCTCATTTGGTGGTGTGACGTTATTTATCATGGGTGGAGAATGGCCTACCCCAATTGCACCAATTGAATTTGATCCAAAGACACGAGCTGTAAGAGGGTTCACTGAAGTTGAGCGTCGTCAGCATCATCTGTGCATGATGGTTGGTGAAGCTGGTGAATTGCGGTCACTGGTGGAGAAGTGTTTGGACAATGATCCAGCAACACGTCCAACTGCTATCACTCTCTCTGCATCAATAAAG GCTATTGCTGACAAAAGAAAACCAGTTCCATCAAACCTTcaaatgaaacaagacgatggCTCATCTGATGCTATGCATACTATTTCCACAATTCCTACTGACATG AACATTAGGCATAGTCGATTGAGAAGGAGTCTTTTTGATACGGGATCACCAACAGCATCACCTCGTCCACTTACTCGTACATATTCTCCATCTCTGCCACGTCATCATCACAAGAGTAATGTACAAGTTCATCGTACAAACTCAGTGCCAACACAGAAACAACCACCAAAA GCTCCACCTCCTCTATTACTAGCAGCTCAGAGTAGTAAATTTCAAATCAAATGGACAAGATGTGCTGATTTACCACACAAAATGCATGGAGCTTCTGTAGCTGTTGATAAACAGAACATTTTTGTCACTGATACTAATAGTCCTCGCAGCAACCCTAGGAATGATGTTTACTGTtacaatatgttgtcacaccagTGGAAGGAATTGCCTAGACCAgaacaatattattttgtgttacTGGTGGTTAATGGACAATTGATTGCCATTGGTGGACTAGACTCTATTGCATTCAGTAAGACTAGCAAAGTTTTGACATTTAGTCAAACAGAGAACAGTTGGATCTCTCACTACCCTAACTTGCTTATACCCAGATTCAAACCAGGAGCAGTTGTACACTGTGACCAGGTGATAGTAGTTGGTGGACAGACAAGCAATGGTATAGCTGATGATATCGAGATCCTAAATGTTAGACAAGTTCCTTTAGTGTGGCAGAGGGCAGGTATCTGTTTACCTTCTCCTATGCTTGCAATGCAGTTAGCCATTTGTGAAGAACACTTGTTCATTGTTGGTTACAGTGACAATACAGCAACATACAGAAATGTTTACTGCATTCCCGTTATGGCTTTTTCTTTAGACCAGTCATTCCATATAAGCCAGCTAGATTCCCTGTGGACTGAAGAGCCTAAATCTCCCTTCACAAGAGTAGGATTAGCATCTACACACCCACCTATGATTGCCGGTGGCAGCTTCAAAAGTGAACTAACATCTGATGTCTACATATTAAATGCCCACAGCCATGTGCATACATGGAAGAAAGTAGCTTCCCTCACTAGTCCAAGAGCAAATGTAGCCATAGCCACAATCAACAACACCACCATCATGGTTATTGGAGGATACAGTAAGGGTGGGAGTGTTGAAGCTGCTGCTGAATCATCACTGACCACAGTAGAATTGGGAGAAATGAAACTTGCTAATCAAGATGATTAA